One genomic segment of Paenibacillus durus includes these proteins:
- a CDS encoding M23 family metallopeptidase produces the protein MPLWSVNTRRALLSLSAAALLWGSLDNPAANAGLAAPKDTKTTAAPEKKDKAADKPQAAKSGSSAAGSRNTLRSAGAGNVFAVRQALYDQMSAATGIPWFRFAAIDQYERTLAKKSKDGSGEPERLTGIHIPAPVWCGPLNPNQEDTSPASISFFGGIGRDGSGDGKAVPENDLDAMFTIARHLMKYGNSANDFSIGVWEYYHNPRASQRIAQFAKLYDHFDRLDLSGSAFPLPLGSTYSFRSTWGTGRSWGGARIHEGTDLFTPHGVTVRSTCFGIVETKGWNRYGGWRIGIRDIENRYHYYAHLSGFDKSLSAGDIVIPGQQLGWAGSSGYGKPGTQGKFPPHLHYGIYKDRGLTEWAFDPYPLLKQWENAERKALHKNKKGR, from the coding sequence GTGCCGTTATGGAGCGTAAATACAAGACGGGCACTGCTGTCTCTGTCTGCGGCGGCCCTGCTGTGGGGGAGCCTTGACAATCCGGCAGCAAACGCCGGGCTTGCCGCCCCGAAGGATACAAAGACAACAGCTGCCCCGGAAAAAAAAGATAAGGCGGCGGATAAACCGCAAGCCGCTAAAAGCGGCAGTTCTGCCGCCGGTTCACGGAACACCCTCCGTTCTGCCGGCGCTGGAAACGTCTTTGCCGTCCGCCAGGCGCTATATGATCAAATGAGCGCAGCCACAGGCATTCCTTGGTTCCGTTTTGCCGCCATTGACCAGTACGAGCGTACCCTTGCCAAAAAAAGCAAAGACGGGAGCGGCGAACCTGAGCGGCTCACCGGAATTCATATCCCGGCGCCGGTGTGGTGCGGACCGCTGAATCCCAACCAGGAGGACACCTCACCGGCTTCGATCTCCTTCTTTGGCGGCATTGGCCGCGACGGCTCCGGAGACGGCAAAGCCGTTCCGGAGAACGATCTTGACGCGATGTTCACGATAGCCCGCCACCTGATGAAATACGGCAATTCCGCCAATGACTTCAGCATTGGCGTCTGGGAGTATTACCACAACCCCCGCGCCTCCCAGCGCATCGCCCAATTCGCGAAGCTGTACGATCATTTCGACCGCCTGGATTTGTCGGGCAGCGCCTTTCCGCTCCCGCTCGGCAGCACATATTCCTTCCGCAGCACCTGGGGAACCGGAAGAAGCTGGGGCGGTGCGCGGATCCATGAAGGCACCGACCTGTTCACGCCCCACGGCGTTACTGTGCGGAGCACCTGCTTCGGCATTGTGGAGACCAAAGGCTGGAACCGTTACGGCGGCTGGCGGATCGGCATCCGCGACATTGAGAACCGCTACCATTACTACGCCCATCTGTCCGGTTTCGATAAATCGCTGTCCGCAGGAGATATCGTCATTCCCGGACAGCAACTCGGCTGGGCCGGCAGCTCCGGTTACGGCAAACCGGGCACTCAGGGTAAATTCCCGCCGCATTTGCACTATGGCATATATAAAGACCGCGGGCTCACAGAATGGGCCTTCGATCCTTATCCGCTGCTGAAGCAGTGGGAGAATGCCGAACGGAAGGCGCTGCATAAGAACAAAAAGGGCCGCTGA
- a CDS encoding S41 family peptidase — MMRSFKKLTAAAAGSCLALSLMLSPAAFAAEGSSETASQTSSETELINEVMQYIENYNLTGADRDALIRAAIDGMVNSLDDPYTQYFSSEESKELQNQLALDYVGIGVQLVYTGNELYIEQIMPGSPAESAGLKRGDTILKINGVKISEIKSDPISGEAGTKLTLLIQRGGVAKTYTVKRSEINYPSVTGKIVGPKIAYISLNGFTEDSDEEFAAVLKNMRAAGMKSMVLDLRNNGGGYMDSAYNIASQFIDKGIMMYTADNTGELTPVTITDGAKMDVPVVILTNEYTASASEALTGALHDNHLATVVGTKTFGKARIQSLLDLSDGGLLKLTTERYLTPSKADFNHIGLSPDIEVKGEAAQIITALQLAGMNSIEAAGDNHILDVGGTAFAGNVGLVKQGGKIYASARVLSALVESDLSWDAKNKKVIVTTGSGKAFSFTISSKEALSQYGETFIALDAFKKKFPSLVWRYNQTQNRLTLSVK, encoded by the coding sequence ATGATGAGATCATTTAAAAAGTTAACGGCCGCAGCCGCCGGCAGTTGTTTGGCTTTATCGCTTATGCTGTCTCCCGCCGCTTTTGCCGCCGAAGGCAGCAGTGAAACCGCCAGCCAGACCTCTTCGGAAACTGAGTTGATCAATGAGGTTATGCAGTACATAGAGAACTACAACTTGACCGGTGCTGACAGGGACGCCCTGATCCGCGCCGCGATCGACGGTATGGTAAACTCGCTTGACGATCCTTACACCCAGTATTTCAGCAGCGAGGAGAGTAAAGAGCTTCAAAATCAGTTGGCCTTGGATTATGTGGGTATCGGGGTACAATTGGTCTATACGGGTAACGAGCTGTATATCGAACAGATTATGCCCGGATCGCCTGCGGAAAGCGCAGGGCTCAAACGCGGGGATACGATTCTGAAGATTAACGGTGTGAAAATCAGCGAGATCAAGAGCGATCCGATCAGCGGAGAGGCGGGCACCAAGCTCACGCTGCTCATCCAGCGCGGCGGGGTGGCCAAGACTTACACCGTAAAGCGGAGCGAGATCAATTATCCATCCGTTACCGGCAAAATCGTTGGGCCAAAAATCGCCTATATTTCGCTGAACGGCTTCACAGAGGATTCAGACGAAGAATTTGCGGCCGTACTCAAAAATATGCGCGCGGCGGGAATGAAATCCATGGTCCTCGATCTCCGGAACAATGGGGGCGGGTACATGGATTCCGCTTATAACATCGCCTCTCAATTCATCGACAAGGGAATCATGATGTATACTGCGGACAACACAGGCGAGCTTACTCCAGTTACGATTACGGACGGCGCCAAAATGGATGTGCCCGTGGTTATTTTAACGAACGAATATACTGCCAGCGCTTCCGAAGCACTGACCGGGGCGCTGCATGATAATCATCTGGCCACCGTTGTCGGTACCAAAACCTTCGGAAAAGCGCGGATTCAAAGCCTGCTGGACCTGTCGGACGGCGGCCTGCTCAAGCTGACCACGGAACGGTATCTGACTCCAAGCAAAGCCGATTTCAACCATATCGGGCTCTCGCCGGATATTGAGGTAAAAGGCGAGGCGGCGCAGATCATTACCGCCCTTCAGCTTGCGGGCATGAATTCGATTGAAGCCGCTGGCGACAATCACATTCTCGACGTTGGCGGCACCGCCTTTGCCGGCAATGTCGGTCTAGTGAAACAGGGCGGTAAAATCTACGCCTCTGCCCGCGTGCTCTCCGCACTTGTAGAAAGCGATCTGTCATGGGATGCCAAGAACAAGAAGGTCATCGTGACTACCGGGTCCGGCAAAGCGTTCAGCTTTACCATTTCCTCCAAAGAAGCGCTCTCCCAATACGGAGAGACCTTCATCGCTCTGGATGCCTTCAAGAAGAAATTTCCGTCCCTGGTCTGGCGCTATAACCAGACGCAAAATCGTTTGACGCTATCCGTAAAATAA
- the lpdA gene encoding dihydrolipoyl dehydrogenase: MKIVVLGGGPGGYVAAIRAAQLGAEVTLVEKKALGGTCLNVGCIPTKVLLHTSELYTALKRESAEIGLDVPQIAVDWKRLQKRKDKIIRMNTGGIDALLKKNKVTKIIGTGRFTGVHELEVSKEDGSIQTIAFDRAIVATGSVPSRVPIPGTELSAVITSDEALSLLEVPGSLCIIGGGVIGCEFASIYSSLGCKVTIIEMLPELIAVMDRDIVRCLRKEFAASGVDVHTETRVERIEQTPEGLSITAISPSGPITATAEKVLLSIGRRPMTSGLGLEILGVSIKKGAIEVDRNMQTAVPSIYAIGDCVGGIMLAHVASAEGVVAVEHIMGKPSPVDFRTVPSCVYTRPELASVGLTEDEAREQGLEVKTGSFPLQANAKSMIMGETGGLVKYVTDARTGEILGVHIAGPRATDMIAQGALALRLEATVDEIETTVHAHPTVSEALLEAALAVNHRAIHSH, encoded by the coding sequence ATGAAAATTGTGGTGCTGGGAGGCGGTCCGGGCGGTTACGTTGCCGCGATAAGGGCCGCCCAGTTGGGGGCGGAAGTGACGCTGGTAGAGAAAAAAGCTTTGGGCGGAACCTGCCTCAATGTCGGCTGTATTCCGACCAAAGTGCTGCTGCATACATCGGAGCTGTATACGGCGCTGAAGCGTGAATCAGCCGAAATCGGCCTTGACGTTCCGCAGATTGCGGTGGACTGGAAGAGGCTGCAAAAGCGCAAGGACAAGATTATCCGGATGAACACCGGCGGAATCGACGCGCTGCTTAAGAAGAACAAAGTGACCAAGATTATCGGCACCGGCCGGTTTACCGGCGTGCATGAGCTGGAAGTGAGCAAAGAAGACGGAAGCATACAGACGATCGCCTTTGACCGGGCCATCGTCGCCACCGGTTCGGTGCCGTCACGGGTGCCGATTCCCGGGACGGAGCTTTCCGCTGTGATCACGAGCGACGAGGCCCTGTCCCTGCTGGAGGTGCCAGGCAGCCTCTGCATTATCGGCGGAGGAGTAATTGGCTGCGAGTTCGCGAGTATATACAGCAGCCTCGGCTGCAAGGTTACGATTATCGAGATGCTGCCGGAGCTGATCGCCGTGATGGACCGGGACATCGTCCGATGCCTGCGGAAAGAATTCGCTGCCTCCGGCGTGGACGTTCACACAGAAACCCGTGTTGAGCGAATTGAGCAAACGCCTGAGGGCCTGTCCATAACGGCGATCTCGCCTTCCGGTCCGATTACCGCCACAGCGGAGAAAGTGCTGCTGTCCATCGGCCGCCGTCCGATGACGTCGGGACTCGGGCTGGAAATTCTCGGCGTCTCTATCAAGAAGGGCGCCATAGAGGTTGACCGCAACATGCAGACGGCGGTGCCGTCCATTTACGCCATCGGCGACTGCGTCGGCGGAATCATGCTGGCGCATGTCGCCTCGGCGGAAGGCGTTGTTGCGGTGGAGCATATCATGGGGAAGCCGTCCCCGGTGGATTTCCGGACAGTGCCGTCCTGCGTGTACACGAGACCGGAGCTGGCTTCGGTCGGTTTAACCGAAGATGAAGCCCGGGAACAGGGATTGGAAGTAAAGACGGGAAGCTTCCCGCTTCAGGCTAACGCCAAATCCATGATTATGGGCGAAACGGGCGGTTTGGTCAAATATGTAACCGATGCGCGGACCGGTGAAATTCTAGGAGTTCATATCGCCGGACCAAGAGCTACGGATATGATCGCGCAAGGCGCGCTGGCGCTTCGGCTGGAAGCGACGGTGGATGAAATCGAAACGACGGTGCATGCCCATCCTACCGTTTCCGAAGCTTTGCTCGAAGCGGCGCTTGCCGTGAATCACCGTGCGATCCATTCGCATTAA
- a CDS encoding sigma-54-dependent Fis family transcriptional regulator yields the protein MISYPTTVRSWDAFEEHRELPEGVRPVIFASWRRCRMAGVNPQQGKGVQVSKEELARRMEEKSLLISVAKPIMNSIYQVIKDTVYAIVLTDQDGVLLSTLLNKEIEPECAKVNFFEGAKWDELSVGTNAVGTALAVDMPIQVLGGEHYCESHHAWTCSAAPIHDSSGRLIGCLDLSGKAEDVHPHTFGIAVSAVGSIEEQLNVLETNQLMNAVFQSMQDGLLVIDTEYRIRQFNERLASIFMLGMEEVRRLDIKELLQNVDLDGVFRNKRCISYADCTLTVNGRKIDCMANIFPYSFGDRVIGASLTIREARQVRREVNQLAGFKANYRFEDIITHNPYMQEQIDFARKIARTNCTVLIEGESGTGKELFAQSIHNASSRADGPFIAINCAALPRELVESELFGYEKGSFTGALREGNPGKFELANGGTLFLDEIGELPLEIQAKLLRVLDNHKVRRIGGKHERSLNVRVIAATNRDLLEEIAQKTYRSDLYYRLNVINLRLLPLRERTEDLAPLAQLFLRKCNRDNPGPAKRFDPAFLERLQDRQWRGNARELQNAVQRAYYLCGSDCISESDAAWIPSGQQESGLPDPRPALAHASPPADPCAVKSMRQSEMESIRRALAASGGNVVGAARMLHIGKSTLYRKLAEYGIVRDESSR from the coding sequence ATGATCAGTTATCCGACCACGGTGAGAAGCTGGGATGCTTTTGAAGAACATAGGGAGCTGCCAGAAGGAGTACGGCCTGTTATATTCGCTTCATGGAGGAGATGCCGGATGGCCGGGGTTAACCCGCAGCAGGGGAAAGGAGTGCAGGTATCCAAGGAGGAGCTGGCGCGGCGGATGGAAGAGAAGAGCCTGCTCATTTCCGTAGCCAAACCGATTATGAACAGCATCTATCAGGTGATCAAGGATACGGTTTACGCCATCGTTCTGACCGACCAGGATGGAGTGCTGCTCAGCACCCTGCTTAACAAGGAGATTGAGCCGGAGTGCGCGAAGGTGAATTTCTTTGAGGGGGCAAAATGGGATGAACTCAGCGTCGGCACCAACGCCGTCGGAACCGCGCTGGCCGTCGACATGCCGATACAGGTGCTCGGGGGCGAGCATTACTGCGAATCGCATCACGCTTGGACCTGCTCTGCAGCCCCTATTCATGATAGCTCCGGGAGATTGATCGGATGCCTGGATCTGTCGGGTAAAGCGGAGGATGTCCATCCCCATACCTTCGGCATTGCCGTGTCGGCCGTAGGCAGCATTGAGGAACAGCTTAACGTGCTGGAGACGAACCAGCTGATGAATGCCGTATTTCAGTCGATGCAGGACGGACTGCTGGTCATAGATACAGAATACCGGATCAGGCAGTTTAATGAACGGCTGGCCTCGATTTTTATGCTGGGGATGGAAGAGGTTCGGAGGCTGGATATTAAGGAACTGCTGCAGAATGTCGATCTGGACGGCGTGTTCCGGAACAAGCGCTGCATCAGTTATGCGGATTGCACGCTTACGGTAAATGGCAGAAAGATCGATTGCATGGCCAATATCTTTCCGTACTCCTTTGGCGATCGGGTCATTGGGGCGTCGCTCACGATCCGGGAAGCCAGGCAGGTGCGCAGAGAGGTCAATCAGCTTGCCGGCTTCAAGGCGAACTACCGGTTTGAGGATATCATAACCCATAATCCTTATATGCAGGAACAGATCGATTTTGCAAGGAAAATCGCCAGAACGAACTGCACGGTTCTGATCGAAGGAGAGAGCGGAACCGGCAAAGAACTGTTTGCCCAGTCCATTCATAACGCCAGCTCGCGCGCGGACGGGCCGTTTATCGCCATTAATTGCGCGGCGCTCCCGAGAGAATTGGTAGAGAGTGAACTGTTCGGGTATGAAAAAGGCTCATTTACCGGCGCGCTGCGTGAAGGCAATCCCGGAAAGTTCGAGCTGGCGAATGGAGGAACCCTATTTCTGGACGAAATCGGGGAACTGCCGCTGGAGATTCAAGCCAAGCTGCTGCGGGTGCTCGATAACCACAAGGTCCGGCGGATCGGCGGCAAGCATGAACGCTCGCTTAACGTCAGGGTCATTGCGGCCACCAACCGCGATCTGCTGGAGGAAATCGCGCAGAAGACTTACCGCAGCGATTTGTATTACCGGCTCAATGTCATTAACCTCAGGCTGCTGCCGCTGCGGGAGCGTACCGAGGATCTCGCTCCGCTTGCCCAGCTCTTCCTGCGTAAGTGCAATCGGGATAATCCCGGGCCTGCCAAACGGTTTGACCCCGCATTTCTGGAAAGACTGCAGGACCGGCAGTGGAGAGGGAACGCGCGTGAACTGCAAAACGCGGTACAGCGCGCCTACTATCTATGCGGCTCGGATTGTATTTCCGAATCGGACGCGGCCTGGATTCCGTCCGGGCAGCAGGAGAGCGGCCTCCCGGACCCGCGTCCTGCGCTTGCTCATGCGTCCCCACCTGCCGATCCTTGCGCAGTCAAGAGTATGCGGCAGAGCGAGATGGAGAGCATCCGCCGCGCCTTGGCCGCAAGCGGCGGCAATGTTGTGGGGGCCGCCCGGATGCTGCATATCGGCAAGTCGACTTTGTACCGCAAGCTGGCGGAATACGGCATTGTCAGAGACGAATCTTCACGCTAA
- a CDS encoding YutD family protein, with product MIIIGGKSYELMVNHKEGWNPESFRGRYSEVLDRYDYIVGDWGYSQLRLKGFYRDNHPKVNRDTAICGLVDYINEYCNFGCAYFVLRKLKDAPKDPSARDILMKEPGETAKEVHVNEAAPQEAFSKKEAIPQLSSRKFQAESAVSREQPVREFSPKERPFKERSRDNRNKDYQGKKNGSRENQAREAQGWENQARGNQNRDHQNREAKAKDTRQKPPQGPAGQP from the coding sequence TTGATCATTATAGGCGGCAAAAGCTACGAGCTCATGGTGAATCATAAGGAAGGCTGGAATCCGGAAAGCTTTCGTGGAAGGTACAGCGAAGTGCTTGACCGCTACGACTATATTGTCGGCGATTGGGGCTACAGCCAGCTGCGGCTAAAAGGATTTTACCGGGATAATCATCCGAAAGTGAACCGGGATACGGCGATTTGCGGATTGGTCGATTATATCAATGAATATTGCAATTTCGGTTGTGCTTATTTCGTCCTCCGCAAACTGAAGGATGCTCCCAAGGACCCGAGTGCCAGGGACATTCTGATGAAGGAGCCGGGCGAGACTGCGAAGGAAGTTCACGTCAATGAGGCCGCTCCCCAGGAGGCTTTCTCTAAGAAGGAAGCCATTCCGCAATTATCCTCCAGGAAGTTCCAGGCGGAGTCGGCGGTTTCCCGGGAGCAGCCGGTTAGAGAATTTAGTCCCAAGGAAAGGCCGTTCAAGGAACGCAGCAGAGATAACAGGAACAAGGATTATCAGGGCAAAAAAAACGGATCGCGTGAGAATCAGGCGCGCGAAGCTCAGGGCTGGGAGAATCAGGCGCGGGGGAACCAAAACAGGGATCACCAGAACCGTGAGGCCAAAGCCAAGGATACTCGGCAGAAGCCGCCCCAAGGTCCTGCGGGTCAGCCGTAA
- a CDS encoding dihydrolipoamide acetyltransferase family protein produces MAELVVLPKLGLTMTEGTVSNWRKAKGDRVEQGDILFDVETDKISNEIEAKTSGVLREILVEEGTVEVFHPLAIIADAGEDISALLPAGASGKPPEGEVASPGSGAIAFGSSGAEAEAAEEEAAQDEPAAYGGRIKASPLARRTAKELGVELSSVKGTGPQGRLTDGDVRRYAESGKHGSPKVRISPAAAKEAAALGVNPADIHKDGRIMKEDVRTYAATGGAVSESAGQAPASVSGSRPAASARNADTEEQAVSRVPMSAMRKVIAKRMRESVDISPAVTYNMRVDTAALAALRRQLKDSRKITYTDLLVVITAKALLEFPLLNCSIEGNDLVMRNAVHIGVAVGLDSGLVVPVVRNAHLKGLGEISDEVRFLAEGARNNTLTPADMTGGTFTITNLGMYGMESFSPIINQPEVGILGVNAIVDTPVAVNGEVVIKPLMNLSLTADHRAVDGAVAAGFMQRIKAYAENPALLLL; encoded by the coding sequence ATGGCTGAACTTGTCGTATTACCCAAGCTGGGGCTGACAATGACTGAAGGAACCGTCTCCAATTGGCGGAAGGCCAAGGGAGACCGAGTGGAGCAGGGAGACATTCTGTTCGATGTGGAGACCGATAAAATATCCAATGAAATCGAAGCCAAGACCAGCGGAGTGCTGAGGGAGATTCTGGTCGAGGAAGGAACGGTGGAGGTCTTTCATCCGCTGGCGATTATTGCGGACGCGGGCGAGGATATATCTGCGCTGCTTCCGGCGGGCGCTTCCGGCAAGCCGCCGGAAGGAGAAGTGGCGTCTCCTGGGTCCGGGGCAATCGCCTTTGGCAGTTCCGGGGCGGAGGCCGAAGCTGCGGAGGAAGAAGCCGCCCAGGACGAACCAGCTGCGTACGGAGGCCGGATCAAGGCTTCGCCGCTGGCGCGGCGAACGGCGAAGGAGCTGGGCGTGGAGCTGTCTTCGGTAAAAGGTACGGGGCCGCAGGGCCGGTTAACGGACGGCGACGTGCGGCGTTATGCCGAGAGCGGCAAGCACGGCTCGCCGAAGGTTAGAATTTCCCCGGCTGCGGCGAAGGAAGCGGCGGCGCTTGGCGTAAATCCCGCCGATATCCACAAGGACGGCAGAATTATGAAGGAGGATGTTCGCACTTATGCCGCCACGGGCGGGGCTGTCTCCGAAAGCGCAGGTCAGGCTCCCGCTTCCGTATCCGGCTCCCGGCCAGCAGCTTCGGCACGGAATGCGGATACGGAGGAGCAAGCCGTGTCGCGAGTTCCGATGAGCGCCATGCGGAAGGTGATTGCCAAACGGATGCGCGAAAGCGTCGATATTTCACCAGCCGTCACCTACAACATGCGGGTGGATACCGCCGCGCTCGCTGCCCTTAGACGGCAGTTGAAGGATTCGCGGAAGATCACTTACACCGATCTGCTGGTCGTGATTACCGCCAAAGCGCTGCTCGAATTCCCGCTGCTTAATTGCTCCATCGAAGGAAACGATCTCGTCATGAGAAACGCGGTTCACATTGGCGTGGCTGTCGGCCTGGATAGCGGTTTGGTCGTGCCGGTTGTCCGTAACGCCCATCTGAAAGGCCTGGGCGAAATCTCGGATGAAGTGCGCTTTCTTGCCGAAGGCGCGAGGAATAATACGCTCACCCCGGCCGACATGACCGGCGGCACTTTTACCATAACCAATCTCGGGATGTATGGCATGGAATCCTTCTCCCCGATCATCAACCAGCCTGAAGTGGGGATTCTCGGCGTAAATGCCATCGTCGATACGCCGGTTGCCGTGAACGGCGAAGTCGTTATCAAGCCGCTGATGAATCTCAGCCTGACGGCGGACCACCGTGCGGTGGATGGCGCGGTTGCCGCCGGGTTTATGCAGAGAATTAAGGCGTACGCGGAGAATCCGGCGCTGCTGCTGCTGTGA
- a CDS encoding copper amine oxidase N-terminal domain-containing protein — MKKWFIMLGVLLLSLALAVPALAAPAPIKVYIDGIPVSFSSGSPYLQNGSVMVPFRAVFEKLGLKVGWDPAGRVVTGTSPELSLKLTIGSNRASVNSVIRKLPAAPVESGGTAYVPLRFIGEATGGGVVWNASSRSVKITRPVSKTQDKADIVSLISTLTSYFNSENTAGITSLSQTGSDFALSLSALEQSFRNYDLKSEIKSVDILSLEANEATVATVETSTRIGGAYIPDTQDEYIYTLVRNGSWKVSNIQKLKSTLLITRDQGMKPAEMPQSSGTAIQELLKRHYQNLNDKNVAGTLSTLTSYGEDYDNAQKASLENFFKTNNLVYAVSASNVFYYSDNEAAVYVEQQITDKNESASYNQTLILILNKSAEDLWTISDSYTVSDTTEAGTNNP, encoded by the coding sequence TTGAAAAAATGGTTCATTATGCTGGGGGTCTTGTTATTGTCCCTGGCTCTTGCGGTCCCCGCGCTCGCCGCGCCCGCGCCGATCAAGGTTTATATTGACGGCATCCCGGTTTCCTTTTCCTCTGGCTCTCCTTATTTGCAGAACGGCTCCGTTATGGTTCCTTTCCGGGCCGTATTCGAGAAGCTCGGTTTGAAGGTGGGCTGGGACCCCGCTGGCCGCGTAGTAACCGGGACAAGCCCGGAGCTAAGCTTGAAGCTGACCATTGGCAGCAACCGCGCCTCGGTCAACAGCGTTATCCGCAAGCTGCCGGCCGCTCCCGTAGAGTCCGGCGGAACCGCTTATGTGCCGCTGCGTTTTATCGGCGAAGCCACCGGCGGCGGCGTAGTTTGGAACGCGTCCTCAAGAAGCGTCAAAATTACGAGACCCGTATCCAAAACCCAGGATAAAGCGGATATTGTCTCCCTGATCAGCACGCTGACGAGCTATTTTAACTCGGAGAATACAGCAGGGATTACCTCTTTGTCCCAGACCGGCTCCGACTTCGCTCTGAGTCTCAGCGCACTTGAACAATCATTCCGCAATTACGATTTGAAGAGCGAAATCAAAAGCGTCGATATCCTTAGCCTTGAGGCGAACGAAGCTACGGTGGCTACAGTGGAAACCTCCACCCGCATCGGAGGAGCCTATATTCCGGACACGCAGGACGAGTATATCTATACCCTTGTCCGTAATGGATCATGGAAGGTATCGAATATACAGAAGCTGAAGTCGACTCTTCTCATAACGCGGGACCAGGGCATGAAGCCCGCTGAAATGCCGCAAAGCAGCGGCACGGCCATTCAGGAATTGCTCAAACGCCATTATCAAAACCTGAACGACAAAAATGTAGCCGGAACGCTGTCAACCTTAACTTCTTATGGCGAGGATTATGACAACGCGCAGAAAGCGTCCCTGGAGAATTTCTTCAAGACGAATAATCTGGTCTATGCCGTATCCGCTTCAAACGTCTTTTACTACAGTGACAACGAAGCAGCCGTCTATGTCGAGCAGCAGATTACGGATAAGAATGAATCGGCGTCTTACAACCAAACCCTCATTCTGATTCTAAACAAGTCGGCAGAAGACCTCTGGACCATCAGTGACAGCTACACCGTCTCCGATACAACGGAAGCCGGAACAAATAATCCGTAA
- the lipA gene encoding lipoyl synthase, whose translation MTRKEIAKQPKPDWIRIKLTTGENYQDIKGMMRSKTLHTVCEEARCPNIYECWANRTATFMILGDICTRACRFCAVNTGMPTELDLQEPERVAEAAEGMKLRHCVVTSVARDDLKDGGAKIFAETVAAIRRRLPLCSVEVLIPDFLGDQDSLQIVMDSNPDILNHNIETVERMSDRVRAKAKYRRSLELLRRAKEMKPNIPTKSSIMLGVGEEWDEILQSMDDLREADCDILTLGQYLQPSPQHLDVVKYYPPEEFARLKEEGLKRGFSHVEAGPLVRSSYHAHEQVESAAKTREERMAAN comes from the coding sequence ATGACAAGAAAAGAAATTGCCAAACAACCCAAGCCGGATTGGATTCGGATTAAGCTGACGACCGGCGAGAACTATCAAGATATTAAGGGAATGATGCGTTCCAAAACTTTACATACCGTCTGCGAAGAGGCGCGCTGCCCGAACATTTACGAATGCTGGGCGAACCGTACCGCTACTTTTATGATCCTGGGCGATATTTGTACCCGCGCCTGCCGCTTCTGTGCGGTTAACACCGGGATGCCTACCGAACTGGATCTTCAGGAGCCGGAACGGGTGGCCGAAGCTGCGGAAGGTATGAAGCTGCGGCACTGTGTCGTAACGAGCGTGGCGCGCGACGATTTGAAGGACGGCGGAGCGAAGATTTTTGCCGAGACGGTAGCTGCGATCCGCAGACGCCTCCCGCTGTGCAGCGTGGAGGTGCTTATTCCCGATTTCCTCGGTGACCAAGACAGTCTCCAGATTGTTATGGACAGTAATCCCGACATTCTGAACCACAATATCGAGACCGTTGAGCGCATGTCCGACCGGGTGCGGGCCAAGGCGAAGTACCGCCGCTCCCTGGAGCTGCTGCGCCGGGCTAAGGAAATGAAGCCGAACATTCCGACCAAGTCCAGTATTATGCTGGGCGTTGGCGAGGAATGGGATGAAATTTTGCAGTCGATGGACGACTTGCGCGAGGCGGACTGCGATATCCTTACGCTGGGCCAATATCTGCAGCCTTCACCGCAGCACTTGGACGTTGTCAAATACTATCCGCCGGAGGAGTTTGCACGGCTGAAGGAAGAGGGACTGAAGCGGGGCTTTAGCCACGTTGAGGCTGGGCCGCTCGTGCGCAGCTCCTATCATGCGCATGAGCAGGTCGAATCGGCCGCGAAGACCCGCGAGGAACGCATGGCGGCGAACTGA